The following are encoded together in the Bactrocera neohumeralis isolate Rockhampton chromosome 6, APGP_CSIRO_Bneo_wtdbg2-racon-allhic-juicebox.fasta_v2, whole genome shotgun sequence genome:
- the LOC126763043 gene encoding tectonin beta-propeller repeat-containing protein, with the protein MPSSLLFATNSEGRVYTLSTNSAAWREFPYLGLEFKKIAAVPHFVWAIGGDRQVYVYVYGLDVPIRVKEESYENERWLPIEGFSKKLLPTDRYKYSSVDGSVERNIDKIRLPSMAWQWDGEWHLDLDMDGQQLNEEGWTYALDFPATYSVKNSWNSYVRRRKWVRFRRYSALNSWCAVAPLHKDPTQEPFIDVSVGGTNVPNAASGTMIVWAITAHGRAMFRTGVNTSAPEGLRWNAINTPPGCELAQISVGPTGLVWAVLYNGRAIVRTGVTRENLSGEAWLDVKPPVSSNDAAGNLKITQVSVGTDSVWCVTNDSHVWFRRGVKGEAAGISEDAAIGSGWVELIVNISSISVAPNDQVFAVGSADRSLYFRSGVSASDPTGKQWRQIQCSMQISRTSSSMSIVSRRSGSGSTPGSKHQSFSNLYSKDKEKGVVETCAPIENMPASPASTNSSTAGPAAAQARLKGDIWKYSTDSPPNIGSLNLNERHKKRTSAMREHATHACSAPATEVVTEISGKHFETQLKNPRAWSPVRSVGSIVGTEAHPESDSAVFESDSTHHGSDAFLGEDEDHAGSQFWTECEVMWSCVAAGAVCVDPTNAPNWFNEQASANGKVDVDATWRKDIIEKLQKQKELLKKLKHPEKYEKAVELTSWIKSAEARYQRPGGEFEDCLIELEWVSGATGASASADAGNTSTDSDSGTFTVLNPDGVTTKIQFSLANITCVQCCSEPSAPRIALHAPRLPANCSPIKLQFSSDAEMEDWLSHLSSVCCQINEVLGKPANNAIWITSELGEVFVFDPLNMKANQLDKERNCYVQKFDVNTMETPYYNTLSNGMPFGTELEISGCVYDDADQIRFDLQCHPNIKTRPKVEKFRVIAMHINPRFNERTIVLNSMNDSEWLDEIRNDNMVFAPGATFTLRVKVLEKHYQLFVNNTHFADYKYRTDPAAVTCLYVSGRVKLFNIVYRCPTLIISMQEMYWRQIGGHIKRVFTCSAGVVWGISCDNTAWVYNGGWGGQFLKGLEGGTGKINNMVDTHTYYVYENQRWNPISGFTTKSLPTDRHLWSDASGRQRRSKEHTKLLSTHCEWITDWMVDFNIPGGADKEGWQYAIDFPATYHAQKKITDCVRRRRWLKKCRLTSSGPWQELSHSKILDAALQVFDNDADSANSLGDWEDLPVCAWAVASNGDVLIRHGVTQLNPRGESWEHIPSEQPLIGISVGTTGQVWTVGRNGMIYFRYGITRHNPLGDAWQMVEAPSGVTFRTVAVGRAGIWALDNHNRLAVRKEITKTFPEGSHWQFLPNMPNIPPHTETHIGFKSVSVGAEVWAIALNGVVCQRCGITKENPAGAGWNLGIPGQWQHISAESFS; encoded by the exons ATGCCCAGCTCCTTGCTATTCGCCACCAATAGCGAAGGTCGTGTCTACACGCTGTCAACAAATTCAGCGGCGTGGCGTGAATTTCCCTATCTGGGTTTGGAGTTTAAGAAGATCGCTGCAGTACCGCACTTTGTTTGGGCTATTGGCGGAGATCGACaggtgtatgtatatgtgtatggcTTGGATGTGCCAATACGCGTCAAAGAGGAGTCCTACGAAAATGAACGTTGGCTTCCTATTGAAGGATTCTCAAAAAAGCTATTACCTACCGATCGCTACAAGTATTCTTCAGTTGATGGCAGCGTAGAACGTAATATTGACAAGATAAGATTGCCATCAATGGCCTGGCAATGGGATGGGGAATGGCATTTGGATCTGGATATGGATGGTCAACAGTTGAACGAAGAAGGTTGGACATATGCTTTAGATTTTCCTGCTACATACTCGGTGAAGAATTCATGGAACTCATATGTGCGACGGAGGAAATGG GTACGTTTCCGACGTTATAGTGCCCTGAATAGTTGGTGTGCGGTAGCGCCATTACATAAAGATCCCACACAAGAGCCCTTCATCGATGTATCTGTAGGCGGAACAAACGTGCCAAACGCCGCATCGGGCACAATGATTGTGTGGGCTATTACAGCGCATGGAAGG GCAATGTTTCGCACGGGTGTCAACACTTCAGCTCCGGAGGGTCTCCGATGGAATGCTATAAACACACCTCCGGGTTGTGAACTGGCGCAAATAAGTGTCGGGCCGACGGGTCTCGTATGGGCTGTGCTCTATAATGGACGTGCCATTGTTCGTACCGGAGTTACACGCGAAAATCTTTCTGGCGAAGCTTGGTTGGACGTTAAACCACCAGTCAGCAGCAACGATGCTGCAGGTAATCTAAAAATCACTCAGGTGTCTGTGGGTACCGACTCTGTTTGGTGTGTAACTAACGACAGTCACGTATGGTTCCGACGTGGCGTCAAAGGCGAGGCAGCTGGCATAAGCGAAGACGCCGCTATCGGCAGCGGCTGGGTGGAGTTGATTGTCAATATATCTTCAATCTCGGTGGCGCCTAATGATCAAGTTTTCGCCGTCGGTTCAGCGGATCGTTCACTATACTTTCGCTCAGGTGTGTCTGCTTCTGATCCGACCGGCAAGCAATGGCGCCAAATACAGTGTTCCATGCAGATAAGTCGCACTTCCAGCTCAATGTCGATTGTGTCTCGCCGTAGTGGCAGCGGTTCCACACCTGGTTCAAAACATCAGAgtttttcaaatctttatagCAAGGACAAGGAGAAAGGTGTAGTGGAAACATGTGCACCAATTGAAAATATGCCGGCCAGTCCGGCCTCCACGAATAGTAGCACAGCAGGACCGGCAGCTGCACAGGCGCGACTCAAAGGTGACATTTGGAAATACTCAACCGATTCACCACCCAATATCGGTAGCTTAAATTTAAATGAGCGCCACAAGAAGCGTACCTCAGCGATGCGTGAACATGCCACCCACGCATGCAGTGCACCCGCAACAGAGGTGGTGACCGAAATATCAGGCAAACACTTTGAAACGCAGCTCAAGAATCCACGTGCGTGGTCGCCAGTGCGTAGCGTTGGCTCAATTGTCGGCACTGAGGCGCACCCTGAAAGCGATTCAGCGGTATTCGAATCAGATTCAACACATCATGGTTCAGATGCATTTCTAGGCGAGGATGAAGATCATGCTGGCTCACAGTTTTGGACCGAATGCGAGGTGATGTGGAGTTGTGTGGCAGCCGGCGCTGTGTGTGTCGACCCAACAAATGCGCCAAACTGGTTCAATGAACAAGCGTCCGCCAATGGAAAAGTGGACGTGGATGCCACATGGCGCAAGGATATTATTGAGaaactgcaaaaacaaaaggagttgctgaaaaaattgaaacatcCAGAAAAATACGAGAAAGCCGTCGAATTAACTTCATGGATTAAATCGGCTGAAGCACGTTATCAACGTCCCGGTGGTGAATTTGAAGACTGTTTAATAGAGTTGGAATGGGTAAGTGGTGCAACCGGCGCTAGTGCTAGTGCAGATGCAGGCAACACCAGCACCGATTCCGATTCGGGTACCTTCACAGTGCTCAATCCCGATGGAGTCActacaaaaatccaattttcgcTCGCCAACATCACGTGCGTGCAATGCTGCAGTGAGCCAAGTGCACCGCGTATTGCCTTGCACGCACCACGCCTACCAGCCAACTGTTCACCGATCAAGTTGCAATTCTCTAGTGACGCCGAAATGGAGGATTGGCTTTCTCACCTCAGTTCGGTTTGCTGTCAGATCAATGAGGTGCTGGGCAAACCGGCGAACAATGCCATTTGGATCACCAGCGAACTTGGAGAAGTTTTTGTTTTCGATCCGCTCAATATGAAGGCGAACCAGCTGGACAAGGAGCGCAATTGCTATGTGCAGAAATTCGATGTAAATACAATGGAAACGCCTTACTACAACACACTCTCCAATGG catGCCTTTTGGCACGGAACTGGAGATATCTGGTTGTGTCTACGATGATGCTGATCAAATACGTTTCGATTTGCAGTGTCATCCAAACATAAAGACGCGTCCTAAGGTGGAAAAATTCCGTGTGATTGCAATGCACATAAATCCAAG ATTCAATGAGCGCACCATAGTGCTCAACAGTATGAACGACTCCGAATGGCTGGATGAAATACGCAATGACAACATGGTGTTCGCGCCCGGCGCCACATTCACGCTACGCGTCAA AGTTTTGGAGAAACATTACCAGTTGTTTGTGAACAACACCCACTTCGCCGACTACAAATACCGCACAGATCCGGCCGCCGTCACCTGTCTCTACGTTAGTGGGCGTGTAAAGCTCTTTAACATCGTCTATCGTTGCCCCACGCTGATCATCTCTATGCAAGAGATGTATTGGCGGCAAATAGGAGGTCACATAAAGCGTGTATTTACATGTTCTGCCGGCGTTGTGTGGGGTATTTCGTGCGACAACACTGCCTGGGTGTATAACGGTGGTTGGGGTGGCCAGTTTCTGAAAGGGCTTGAGGGAGGCACTGGAAAAATCAACAATATGGTCGATACGCACACCTACTATGTGTACGAGAATCAACGCTGGAACCCCATTAGCGGCTTCACTACGAAGAGTCTACCAACCGATAGGCACTTGTGGAGCGATGCTAGCGGTCGCCAAAGGCGTAGCAAGGAGCACACTAAACTCTTGTCCACACACTGTGAATGGATAACGGATTGGATGGTGGACTTTAATATACCCGGAGGTGCTGATAAAGAAGGCTGGCAATATGCAATTGACTTTCCAGCCACATACCATGCTCAGAAGAAAATCACTGATTGCGTACGTCGTCGCCGTTGGTTGAAGAAGTGCCGTCTAACTAGTAGCGGTCCATGGCAAGAGTTGAGTCATTCAAAGATTTTAGATGCCGCTTTGCAAGTATTCGACAACGATGCGGATAGTGCCAATAGTTTAGGTGATTGGGAAGATTTGCCGGTGTGCGCTTGGGCAGTAGCATCCAATGGCGATGTGCTAATCCGACATGGTGTGACGCAGCTAAATCCACGCGGAGAGAGTTGGGAGCATATACCGAGCGAACAACCGTTAATTGGAATTAGTGTGGGGACGACTGGGCAAGTGTGGACTGTCGGAAGGAATGGCATGATTTATTTCCGTTATGGCATTACAAGGCACAATCcattgg GTGACGCATGGCAAATGGTGGAAGCGCCTTCGGGTGTAACATTTCGCACGGTGGCTGTGGGGCGTGCGGGCATTTGGGCACTTGACAACCACAACCGCTTGGCTGTGCGCAAAGAGATCACTAAAACGTTCCCCGAGGGCTCACATTGGCAGTTCTTGCCGAATATGCCGAATATTCCGCCGCATACGGAAACCCACATCGGCTTTAAATCGGTTTCAGTGGGCGCCGAGGTCTGGGCAATTGCACTCAATGGCGTCGTTTGCCAACGATGTGGCATTACAAAAGAGAATCCCGCCGGCGCAGGATGGAATCTGGGCATACCG GGCCAATGGCAGCATATATCCGCAGAGAGCTTctcttaa
- the LOC126763082 gene encoding programmed cell death protein 5: MADNDLDALRAERMAQLQQQYGSSGGNNAEKQQAQQEQMRQQEEMKHSILSQVLDQQARARLNTLKISKPEKAQMFENMVIRMAQMGQVRGKLDDAQFVSILESINAQMPQSKSTVKYDRRRAAIDSDDDDDYGC; this comes from the exons atggctGATAATGATTTAGACGCCTTGCGTGCTGAGCGTATGGctcaattgcaacaacaatac GGTAGCAGTGGTGGTAACAATGCCGAAAAACAACAGGCCCAACAGGAGCAAATGCGCCAGCAGGAGGAAATGAAACACTCCATACTTTCGCAAGTGTTAGACCAACAGGCACGCGCACGAC TGAATACTTTAAAAATCAGCAAACCGGAAAAGGCccaaatgtttgaaaatatggTGATACGCATGGCCCAAATGGGGCAAGTGCGTGGTAAGCTTGATGATGCCCAATTTGTCAGTATATTGGAGAGCATAAACGCTCAAATGCCACAAAGTAAATCAACAGTTAAATATGACAGAAGACGTGCTGCCATAGATTCAGATGACGATGACGACTATGGCTGCTGA
- the LOC126763066 gene encoding protein disulfide-isomerase TMX3: MLWFYTNRAERSTLLWKPLFMLLAIFATPLTHAANAEAARVLDLSDRFLEVYNQGQWLVMFYAPWCGYCKRAEPIFGQVAQELHGLSIRVGKVDCTRFPHVAREMEVRAYPTIMFIKGSAKYIYKGDRVKEELVDYALRMSGPPVQLVTRAESIDMLKGSHTIFFIFIGQQEGVMWESYYAAAENYQEHGFFYATTPDLATQHFEFEHLPAVVVYKEEQHHLYPLAHVAHEMDVSEINDTIHHWVNVERFVTFPKITRFNMNQLMKTKKYLVVAVVEEDKLNQVATHELEFRDMVEGVIRKHRDRYHDKFQFAWIGDPGIAHSIVLDMPPTPHLFVINSTTQEHYIPDDEPLKMTPQALHVFLESIHNESATPLGGDTLLVRVRRAIFEVRKGLSDMWKGNPVLTTVILGLPCGFLSLILYSAFCGDCFVASDEDDDHEKTE, from the exons ATGCTTTGGTTTTATACAAACCGTGCTGAAAGGAGTACTTTGCTATGGAAGCCGCTATTTA tgcTGCTTGCCATTTTCGCAACTCCCCTTACTCATGCCGCTAATGCTGAAGCTGCGCGTGTGCTTGATTTGAGCGACCGTTTTCTGGAAGTATACAATCAAGGCCAATGGCTGGTCATGTTTTATGCGCCCTGGTGTGGTTATTGTAAACGTGCAGAACCCATTTTTGGGCAGGTGGCACAGGAATTACATGGATTGAGTATCCGTGTAGGAAAAGTAGATTGCACTCGCTTCCCACATGTGGCACGAGAGATGGAGGTTCGTGCATATCCAACCATAATGTTCATAAAAGGAAGcgcaaagtatatatataaaggtGATCGCGTCAAAGAGGAGTTAGTTGACTATGCGCTGCGCATGAGCGGTCCTCCGGTACAATTGGTGACTCGAGCCGAAAGTATCGATATGCTTAAGGGTTCACATACAatattcttcatttttattggcCAGCAGGAGGGTGTGATGTGGGAATCATATTATGCAGCGGCGGAAAACTATCAAGAACACGGGTTCTTCTACGCAACCACACCGGATTTAGCAACACAGCATTTCGAATTTGAACACTTGCCTGCTGTAGTGGTTTACAAAGAAGAACAACATCACTTATATCCACTTGCACATGTAGCCCACGAAATGGATGTGTCCGAGATTAACGACACTATACATCATTGGGTGAATGTCGAAAGATTTGTAACATTCCCAAAAATTACCCGTTTCAATATGAATCAattaatgaaaacgaaaaaatatttggttgtgGCAGTTGTAGAAGAAGATAAATTGAATCAAGTTGCTACACATGAGTTAGAATTCCGTGATATGGTCGAAGGTGTTATACGTAAGCATCGAGATAGGTACCATGATAAATTCCAATTCGCCTGG aTTGGTGATCCTGGCATAGCGCATTCCATCGTACTGGATATGCCGCCCACACCTCATTTGTTTGTGATTAACTCTACAACTCAAGAACATTACATTCCAGACGATGAACCACTTAAAATGACACCACAAGCCCTTCATGTCTTCCTCGAATCCATTCACAACGAAAGTGCTACTCCACTTGGTGGTGACACCCTTTTGGTGCGTGTCCGGCGTGCAATCTTCGAAGTTAGGAAGGGTTTAAGTGATATGTGGAAGGGTAATCCCGTACTTACGACTGTTATCTTGGGCTTACCATGTGGCTTTTTATCGCTCATTTTATATTCCGCCTTCTGTGGCGATTGCTTTGTGGCATCAGATGAAGACGATGATCACGAAAAAACCGAGTAA
- the LOC126763053 gene encoding U3 small nucleolar RNA-associated protein 4 homolog, which produces MNGRSAQVGRTKTHNVRFYNLTPRSIQSMAYNKIWHKLAISRNDGSIEIWDMQHASYLEKVIPKSPGNSVEGMVWAGERLFSVGLTGELVEWDLLLLRPRRKQFVTGNAIWCVDVNSTGTELAVGTEEGYINIFDIDSDQMQYKQLFDKQEGRVLCCKFDRTGEFLVTGSLGAIRIWDVKSGHALHKMSISRAEKKKEVIVWSLQVLSDFTIISGDSRGQVSVWDGKLATQLESHQVLKADVLAVTVNEEENLLMCSGIEPIIRIYAKTKIKREEMEHYCWVKYLQRSVHDNDVKALVCAGDRIFSGGMDGYLGISSASKRSSTISKYGPFLKNPCVAVSNKNRLLLLRYTNYFEVWRLGSTDGRQQLVAPTEDEEEHKTKHKSKEPERRMLALNTPPEKLLEFRSKNDEPIICATISPDGQWLCYSTQKSIRLFRFLPSVSGKNDTQLARIKGLPEQFVTASHIIFSSDSKRLFLVQPTTRQINIFSIVKNGSTDLDFVESIETSKHIKDVVNIFAVSECGTYIVAAGADRTIAVWRIFEGKHFKHHLNMPRYSAITTALAIHAHEPRLVAAFSDGKIIEYDLEEMCFTCSEREYFVENAETHCVSNMLLDSRNANNIVLHNDAYLYVLEKVADTNGETEYDNDASAPTGKKIGKKLKRTVSDSKVSGLRLKFKKSYEHLISLSWLSTDELVAVGVNPVTLIEQLPDAFKQKKFGTA; this is translated from the exons atgaatggaAGAAGTGCTCAAGTCGGGCGCACAAAAACTCATAATGTGCGTTTTTATAATCTCACACCGCGCTCTATACAAAGCATGGCTTATAACAAGATTTGGCACAAGTTGGCTATATCTAG aaatgATGGATCTATTGAAATTTGGGATATGCAACATGCCTCCTATTTGGAAAAAGTTATACCGAAATCGCCTGGAAACTCCGTAGAGGGTATGGTTTGGGCTGGCGAGCGTTTATTCTCAGTTGGTCTTACTGGCGAATTGGTTGAATGGGATTTACTATTGCTAAGGCCCCGACGTAAGCAGTTCGTAACTGGAAATGCTATATGGTGCGTTGATGTAAACTCCACCGGAACAGAGCTGGCTGTCGGGACAGAGGAGGGTTACATCAATATATTTGACATAGACAGCGATCAAATGCAATACAAACAACTATTTGATAAGCAAGAAGGTCGTGTGTTGTGTTGTAAATTTGATCGTACCGGCGAATTTCTGGTAACTGGTTCATTGGGTGCAATACGAATTTGGGATGTGAAGAGTGGCCATGCGTTGCATAAAATGTCAATTTCGCGAGCGGAAAAGAAAAAAGAGGTGATTGTTTGGTCATTACAAGTGCTAAGTGATTTCACAATTATTTCGGGTGATTCACGTGGTCAAGTCTCAGTTTGGGATGGTAAATTAGCAACACAGTTGGAATCACATCAGGTGCTAAAGGCTGATGTACTAGCGGTAACTgtaaatgaagaagaaaatttgCTAATGTGTTCAGGAATTGAACCAATAATCAGAATATatgccaaaacaaaaattaagcgtGAGGAAATGGAGCATTATTGCTGGGTAAAATATCTGCAAAGAAGTGTACACGATAATGATGTAAAAGCGCTCGTATGTGCAGGTGACCGCATATTCTCAGGTGGTATGGATGGTTATTTAGGAATATCCTCGGCTTCAAAACGTAGCTCCACTATATCTAAGTATGGTCCATTCCTTAAG AATCCATGCGTTGCCGTATCAAATAAAAATCGCCTGTTACTTCTTcgttatacaaattattttgaagtgtgGCGTCTTGGTTCTACGGACGGCAGACAACAGCTAGTAGCACCAacggaagatgaagaagaacaCAAAACAAAGCATAAGAGTAAAGAACCTGAGCGCAGGATGCTTGCTTTGAATACTCCACCAGAAAAACTATTGGAATTTAGAAGCAAAAATGATGAACCCATTATTTGTGCCACCATCTCCCCTGACGGTCAATGGTTATGCTACTCGACCCAAAAGAGTATCCGACTTTTCCGGTTTCTACCATCAGTTTCTGGGAAAAATGACACACAGCTTGCCCGCATCAAAGGCCTGCCAGAGCAATTTGTTACTGCCTCCCACATAATATTCAGCAGCGATTCAAAACGCCTTTTCCTTGTACAACCTACTACCCgtcaaataaacatattttcaatagtTAAAAATGGCAGCACTGACCTAGACTTCGTCGAAAGCATTGAAACAAGTAAACACATAAAAGACGTCGTAAATATATTCGCCGTATCGGAATGTGGTACATACATAGTAGCAGCAGGTGCAGATCGCACTATTGCGGTATGGAGAATATTTGAGGGCAAACATTTCAAACATCATCTCAACATGCCGCGTTACTCGGCCATTACAACGGCTTTAGCAATTCATGCGCACGAGCCGAGGCTAGTGGCAGCCTTCTCTGATggcaaaataattgaatatgaTCTAGAAGAAATGTGCTTTACATGTTCGGAGCGAGAATATTTTGTCGAGAATGCGGAAACGCATTGTGTTTCAAATATGTTATTGGATAGCCGCAATGCCAACAATATTGTACTACATAACGATGCGTATTTATATGTGTTGGAGAAAGTTGCGGACACGAATGGCGAAACCGAATACGATAATGACGCTTCAGCACCAACAGGCAAGAAGATTGGAAAGAAATTGAAGCGTACTGTGAGTGACAGTAAAGTAAGCGGTCTGCGCTTGAAATTTAAGAAATCTTATGAG CACCTAATATCACTCAGTTGGCTCAGTACGGATGAATTGGTCGCAGTCGGTGTCAATCCTGTCACATTAATTGAACAATTACCGGACGCttttaaacaaaagaaattcgGCACCGCTTAG